A genomic stretch from Spongiibacter nanhainus includes:
- a CDS encoding GMC family oxidoreductase codes for MSEQTFDYIVVGAGSAGCVLANRLSESGQYSVCAIEAGGKGNDWVVRAPAGVIAMMRSRINNWAYETVPQPGLNGRRGYQPRGKCLGGSSAINAMLYVRGHRSDYDGWAAQGNSGWGYEDVLPYFKRSESNEVFADDEQFHGGEGPLNVANPRSASPINDDFIEAAQQQGLPLNPDYNGAEQYGCFYYQITQKDGERWGANAAYLKPAMARPNVKVLTDAPFNKLIFEGKRAVGVSYLFGGLPKTIRARREVIISGGAFGSPQMLMLSGVGPANELQQHGISVVHALPGVGKNLQDHIDYIVPYRTPYNTATFGFSARGIARVAAAGAQWAATRQGIFTSTFAESGAFVRSSPDIEVPDLQMVFVVAVVDDHGRKLHAGHGYSCHIEVLRPKSSGEVRLNSANPMDAPRIDPRFLSEQEDIDLLVKGAKIQASILESEPFAKYQPELIYPVDWSDDKSIEADIRNRADTQYHPVGTCKMAPETDPMAVVDSQLRVHGIEGLRVVDASIMPKVVGGNTNAPTIMIAEKAADMILNTE; via the coding sequence GTGTCTGAACAGACCTTTGATTACATCGTGGTAGGTGCCGGATCGGCTGGCTGTGTGCTGGCTAACCGCCTGAGCGAGAGCGGTCAGTACTCGGTCTGCGCTATTGAAGCCGGAGGCAAGGGCAACGACTGGGTAGTCAGAGCACCAGCGGGCGTTATCGCAATGATGCGCTCTCGTATCAACAATTGGGCCTATGAAACGGTGCCTCAGCCTGGACTTAATGGCCGGCGCGGTTATCAGCCGCGAGGCAAATGCCTGGGTGGCTCCAGTGCCATCAACGCCATGCTCTACGTCCGTGGCCATCGCAGCGATTACGATGGCTGGGCAGCGCAAGGCAATAGCGGCTGGGGTTATGAGGATGTACTACCTTACTTTAAGCGCTCTGAGTCAAACGAAGTGTTTGCCGATGATGAGCAATTTCACGGTGGAGAGGGCCCTCTCAATGTCGCCAATCCCCGCAGTGCCAGCCCAATAAACGACGACTTTATTGAGGCGGCGCAACAACAAGGCCTACCCTTGAATCCGGATTATAACGGCGCCGAGCAGTATGGCTGTTTTTACTATCAGATTACGCAAAAAGATGGCGAGCGCTGGGGCGCGAATGCGGCATACCTCAAGCCCGCCATGGCACGCCCCAATGTTAAGGTTCTCACCGACGCGCCTTTCAATAAGCTGATATTTGAAGGCAAGCGCGCTGTTGGTGTGAGCTACTTGTTTGGAGGGCTACCCAAGACCATTCGCGCGCGGCGGGAGGTCATCATCAGTGGTGGCGCCTTCGGTTCACCGCAGATGCTAATGCTATCCGGAGTGGGGCCGGCCAATGAACTGCAGCAGCACGGCATTAGTGTTGTCCATGCGCTACCCGGTGTAGGTAAGAACCTACAGGACCACATCGACTATATCGTCCCCTATCGGACTCCCTATAACACGGCGACCTTCGGCTTCTCTGCTCGGGGTATTGCAAGGGTCGCAGCGGCAGGCGCTCAGTGGGCGGCAACGCGACAGGGTATCTTTACCTCTACCTTCGCGGAATCCGGTGCCTTTGTTCGCTCTTCGCCGGATATAGAAGTCCCCGACCTGCAAATGGTCTTCGTTGTAGCGGTAGTGGATGACCACGGGCGCAAGCTCCATGCCGGGCATGGCTACAGTTGCCATATCGAAGTGCTGCGGCCTAAAAGCTCTGGCGAAGTAAGGCTGAACTCGGCAAACCCCATGGATGCGCCGCGCATTGATCCGCGCTTTTTGAGCGAGCAGGAGGACATCGACCTGTTGGTGAAGGGCGCAAAAATTCAAGCCAGTATTCTCGAGTCGGAGCCCTTTGCCAAATACCAACCGGAATTGATTTATCCCGTCGACTGGAGCGACGACAAATCCATCGAAGCGGATATTCGCAACCGCGCCGATACCCAGTACCACCCGGTTGGGACCTGCAAAATGGCGCCCGAGACTGATCCCATGGCGGTGGTAGATAGCCAGTTGCGAGTACACGGCATAGAGGGGCTGCGGGTGGTTGACGCGTCAATCATGCCCAAGGTGGTGGGCGGTAATACCAATGCCCCGACCATTATGATCGCCGAGAAGGCGGCAGATATGATCCTTAACACCGAATAA
- a CDS encoding TonB-dependent receptor, which translates to MMTILNPGKNLKKAALALSIACVYSHDVVAAALEEVVVTAQRRAESVQDTPVAITGLADDALDKLGFESANDISAQVPNMQVSGPYGEVQPIFAIRGVSMSDYSSNQASPIGVYVDEAYLGAVFTHGTSFFDVERLEVLRGPQGTLYGKNTTGGAINVITKTPMINDPLQGKIKAGIGNFGMRNLEGAVGNTLIEDKLAARLAFKIKENDGVQENKGVGDDRGLLDFSAARLALNWQITDDLNAVFKYTHATNRGNMKVPIAEGRTDVRGIEGLVLTHPYETNGFIDYTGYDRSTRGLGFHDVEDNTGKRNRNDFDMDLFIATLNYESDYYSITSVTSYYDTQLDKFTNDDGSPTRLLEIDWYTASESFSQDIRFASNFDGNFQIIGGLYYGLEELEMHNIYELFGDLLDPRAAIAKPDLAGQAPFVLDFGAVDQRQNTEKESLAAYTQMRWDVTANLGVDLGLRYTQDTNRQTYINVSRVGLDGAPRGTFVPGNTTGYDQAFVPVFLPPVLSGNPDDILSFLANPLPYLNNLTQYGLPGFTEGPYTLDSGPKLESTEREWTGKLGVDYRLSNEWMVYASYSMGYRAGAFNSGIYYESRPLDTAYANPEYIDAYEVGFKADLLDNSLRINAAAFYYEYTDQQFINVVGISNFLENAGASEILGVEAEIWWRASERLTLQLGVGLLETEYTELELRDTSTLADLDDTVELSGNELISAPPLNVSVSADYDLYVGETGYLSLNVNANYQDEQWFSAYNDAVGYDQGREEAYTIYNARLGWYSNDGRYQIALWGKNITDEEYKTYSINLQASFGLDYYMTGDPMMYGIEASYNF; encoded by the coding sequence ATGATGACAATCTTAAACCCTGGAAAAAACCTGAAAAAAGCAGCGCTGGCGCTATCGATTGCCTGTGTGTATTCGCACGATGTGGTAGCTGCAGCGCTAGAAGAAGTTGTCGTCACGGCCCAGCGGCGCGCTGAAAGTGTGCAGGATACACCGGTGGCCATTACCGGCTTGGCCGACGATGCGCTGGATAAGCTGGGGTTTGAGAGCGCCAATGATATATCTGCCCAAGTACCCAACATGCAGGTGAGCGGCCCCTATGGCGAAGTGCAGCCGATTTTCGCCATCCGCGGGGTGAGTATGTCCGACTACAGCTCTAACCAAGCCAGCCCCATTGGTGTGTATGTTGATGAGGCTTATCTGGGCGCGGTATTTACTCATGGCACCAGCTTTTTTGACGTGGAGCGGCTTGAGGTGCTGCGCGGCCCTCAGGGTACTCTCTATGGTAAGAACACCACCGGCGGCGCAATCAATGTCATCACCAAAACGCCGATGATTAACGATCCACTGCAAGGCAAAATCAAAGCAGGTATCGGTAACTTCGGTATGCGCAACCTCGAGGGCGCGGTCGGCAACACTTTGATTGAGGATAAATTAGCGGCGCGTTTGGCCTTTAAAATCAAAGAGAACGACGGCGTGCAGGAAAACAAAGGGGTAGGTGACGATCGCGGTTTGCTGGATTTCAGTGCCGCCCGCTTGGCACTTAACTGGCAGATCACCGATGATCTGAATGCGGTATTTAAATACACCCACGCCACTAATCGCGGTAATATGAAGGTGCCGATCGCCGAGGGCCGTACCGATGTTCGTGGCATTGAAGGCCTGGTGCTGACCCACCCCTACGAAACTAATGGCTTTATCGACTACACCGGCTACGATCGCAGCACCCGTGGCCTCGGTTTTCACGACGTAGAAGACAACACCGGTAAGCGAAATCGCAATGATTTCGACATGGATTTGTTTATCGCTACGCTAAATTACGAGTCGGATTACTACTCCATTACCTCGGTGACCTCTTATTACGATACCCAGTTAGATAAATTCACCAACGATGACGGTTCGCCTACGCGTTTGTTGGAAATTGATTGGTATACGGCCAGTGAGTCTTTCTCTCAGGATATTCGCTTTGCATCCAACTTTGATGGCAACTTCCAAATAATCGGTGGTTTGTACTACGGACTGGAAGAGCTGGAGATGCACAATATCTACGAACTGTTTGGCGATTTGCTCGACCCCCGGGCCGCTATCGCTAAGCCTGATCTGGCTGGCCAGGCGCCGTTTGTGCTGGATTTTGGCGCAGTCGATCAGCGGCAGAACACCGAGAAGGAAAGTCTGGCGGCGTATACCCAAATGCGCTGGGACGTGACCGCGAATCTCGGTGTTGACTTAGGGCTCCGCTATACTCAGGACACCAACCGTCAGACCTATATCAATGTATCTCGAGTTGGCTTGGATGGAGCGCCCCGAGGCACCTTTGTGCCGGGTAACACCACTGGCTACGACCAGGCCTTTGTGCCGGTTTTCTTGCCGCCGGTACTCAGTGGTAACCCCGACGATATTCTCAGCTTCCTCGCCAACCCCCTGCCGTATCTAAATAACTTGACCCAGTACGGCCTGCCCGGTTTCACCGAAGGGCCCTATACTCTGGACAGTGGTCCCAAGCTGGAATCTACCGAGCGCGAGTGGACCGGTAAGCTGGGTGTGGATTACCGCTTGAGTAACGAGTGGATGGTGTATGCCAGCTACAGCATGGGTTACCGGGCCGGTGCCTTCAACAGTGGTATTTACTACGAGTCGAGACCACTGGATACCGCCTATGCCAATCCTGAATATATCGATGCCTATGAGGTGGGTTTTAAAGCGGACTTGCTGGATAACAGTCTGCGGATTAATGCCGCGGCCTTCTATTACGAGTACACCGATCAGCAATTTATCAACGTGGTGGGTATTTCAAACTTCCTGGAGAACGCCGGTGCCTCCGAGATTCTCGGTGTCGAGGCAGAGATCTGGTGGCGTGCCAGCGAACGCCTGACCCTGCAGCTGGGTGTGGGCTTGCTGGAGACCGAGTACACCGAGCTGGAGTTGCGCGATACCAGTACCCTGGCCGACCTCGACGACACCGTAGAACTTAGTGGTAACGAGCTGATATCAGCGCCACCGCTCAATGTCAGTGTGTCGGCAGACTACGATTTGTATGTCGGTGAGACGGGGTACTTGTCCCTCAACGTTAACGCCAACTACCAGGATGAGCAGTGGTTCAGCGCCTACAACGATGCTGTTGGTTACGACCAGGGCCGTGAAGAGGCCTACACAATCTACAACGCTCGATTGGGTTGGTATTCCAACGACGGACGCTACCAAATCGCGCTGTGGGGCAAAAACATTACCGATGAAGAATACAAAACCTACAGCATCAACTTACAAGCGAGCTTCGGTTTGGATTACTACATGACCGGAGATCCGATGATGTACGGCATCGAAGCGTCCTACAACTTTTGA
- a CDS encoding coniferyl aldehyde dehydrogenase: MNAVEPNLTAHNTEMPAESSDAAMLNAAFQLQKQAYLKAPTPSIDERREHLRQLKAMVNDHREDIIAAINQDYGNRARQETLFAEIISVTDSINHAIKHVKKWAKPQRRHTDWTTYPGAKNRVIPQPLGCVGVIVPWNFPNHLSFGPLISAFAAGNRAMVKMSENSRHLSRLLIKISKDYFSEDKLVYFEETGTVGIEFSKIPFDLLLFTGSGETGKKVMASAAKNLTPVVLELGGKSPAVIDPSFPLEKAVDRILFVKQFNSGQICINVDYLFVHQSQLDDFVTQAKAWVKKHVPDINADDYSSIIDDRSFKRLQDTLEDARSKGARVINLNEGQEPNVAARKMPLHLVLDTSEEMTIRNRETFGPFLMVMTYDKPEEVINYVHGQDRPLAFYPFSNDSKKTQLYIDHIMSGGVTVNDALLHVAQHDLPFGGVGPSGMGHYHGYEGFQTFSKMRPIFQQASVTPMSLLRPPYGGLPDKILNMMTKLKG; encoded by the coding sequence ATGAACGCCGTAGAGCCAAACTTGACAGCACACAATACAGAAATGCCTGCCGAGAGCAGTGATGCTGCCATGTTAAACGCCGCCTTTCAGTTACAGAAGCAAGCTTACCTGAAGGCACCAACACCCAGCATCGACGAGCGCCGGGAACACCTGCGCCAGCTGAAGGCGATGGTAAATGACCACCGCGAAGACATTATCGCCGCTATCAATCAGGACTACGGCAATCGGGCTCGACAGGAGACCTTGTTCGCAGAAATCATCTCAGTAACGGATTCCATCAATCACGCCATCAAGCATGTGAAAAAGTGGGCCAAGCCCCAGCGTCGCCACACCGATTGGACCACCTATCCCGGCGCTAAAAACCGGGTCATACCCCAGCCCCTGGGCTGCGTGGGCGTGATTGTGCCTTGGAACTTCCCCAATCACCTCAGCTTTGGTCCACTGATCAGTGCCTTTGCCGCCGGCAACCGGGCCATGGTGAAGATGTCGGAGAATTCTCGCCACCTGAGCCGTTTGCTGATCAAGATTAGCAAAGATTACTTTTCCGAAGACAAGCTGGTGTACTTTGAAGAAACCGGCACCGTTGGTATCGAGTTTTCCAAAATCCCCTTTGATCTGCTGCTGTTTACTGGCTCGGGGGAAACCGGCAAAAAGGTCATGGCCTCTGCGGCCAAAAACCTGACCCCTGTGGTGCTTGAGCTGGGCGGCAAATCACCCGCCGTGATCGACCCCAGCTTCCCGCTGGAAAAGGCGGTGGATCGTATTCTTTTCGTCAAGCAATTTAACTCCGGGCAAATTTGTATCAACGTCGATTACCTTTTTGTACACCAGAGTCAATTAGACGACTTCGTCACCCAGGCAAAGGCCTGGGTCAAAAAGCACGTACCTGATATTAATGCCGATGACTATTCCTCGATTATCGATGACCGCTCATTCAAGCGCTTGCAAGACACCCTAGAGGATGCGCGCAGTAAGGGAGCACGGGTAATTAACCTCAATGAGGGCCAGGAGCCAAACGTTGCTGCCCGCAAGATGCCGCTGCACTTGGTGCTGGACACCAGCGAGGAGATGACCATTCGCAACCGGGAAACCTTCGGTCCGTTTTTGATGGTGATGACCTATGACAAGCCCGAGGAAGTGATCAATTACGTCCACGGCCAGGATCGCCCTCTGGCGTTCTATCCCTTCTCCAACGACAGCAAGAAAACCCAGCTGTATATCGACCACATCATGTCGGGTGGGGTGACGGTTAACGATGCCTTGTTACATGTGGCGCAACACGATTTGCCTTTCGGCGGTGTGGGTCCCAGTGGTATGGGGCACTACCACGGCTATGAAGGTTTCCAAACCTTTTCAAAAATGCGGCCGATTTTCCAACAGGCCAGTGTGACCCCGATGTCTTTGCTTCGCCCGCCTTACGGTGGGCTGCCCGATAAAATCTTGAATATGATGACCAAGCTGAAGGGTTAA
- a CDS encoding AraC family transcriptional regulator produces the protein MTNPLLPGTLTTTGAWTRVISECLKDAGVDPRPLFEQAGIDHDEATQPDSRIPDSKLRHLYPLAIQATGDDAFAMRLGAYVKAHSFHALGLSIMVSSTVEDALQRFKRHSAIISDSGHIEMIYAADRCRFEVSVEKDAHGERLLPPIAIDTFMFGVVTLMREITEDDSLSPILVKCCSSSPSDTSAFPEAFGCPIEFDQNKEVLVYHVDDLATPVRYANESLAKLHDDITEGFIKNMSPEFEDELYRQILKELPNGELSAEKLASRLNMSLRKLQGKPQQQNTSYQQLLDKARKELASKYLSNTRYSITEVTFLLGFASSASFCRAFKRWFDMSPSEYRQQL, from the coding sequence ATGACCAATCCGTTGCTTCCCGGCACCTTGACCACCACAGGGGCCTGGACTCGCGTCATCAGCGAGTGTCTTAAGGATGCTGGCGTCGATCCGCGCCCGTTATTTGAGCAAGCCGGTATCGACCACGACGAGGCGACTCAGCCCGACAGTCGTATCCCCGACAGCAAACTTCGCCACCTCTACCCTCTCGCTATCCAGGCCACCGGCGATGACGCCTTCGCAATGCGCCTTGGCGCTTACGTAAAAGCTCACAGCTTTCACGCGCTAGGGCTGTCGATAATGGTAAGCAGTACCGTTGAGGATGCACTGCAACGCTTTAAACGCCATAGCGCCATTATTTCTGATTCCGGTCATATCGAGATGATTTATGCTGCAGACCGCTGCCGCTTCGAAGTCTCTGTCGAAAAAGACGCCCACGGTGAACGGCTGCTGCCTCCGATTGCCATAGACACCTTTATGTTTGGCGTGGTGACCTTAATGCGGGAAATCACTGAGGACGACTCATTGAGCCCCATTTTGGTCAAGTGCTGTTCCTCTTCCCCCTCTGATACATCGGCGTTTCCCGAGGCATTTGGGTGCCCCATTGAGTTTGATCAGAACAAGGAGGTCTTGGTCTACCATGTGGATGACTTGGCGACACCCGTTCGCTATGCCAATGAGAGCTTGGCCAAGCTTCACGATGATATTACTGAGGGCTTTATCAAAAACATGTCGCCGGAGTTCGAGGATGAGCTCTACCGACAAATTCTCAAGGAGCTCCCCAATGGTGAGCTCAGCGCCGAGAAGCTCGCTTCCCGCCTTAATATGAGTTTGCGAAAGCTGCAGGGTAAACCTCAGCAGCAAAATACCAGTTATCAGCAATTACTGGACAAGGCTCGCAAAGAACTGGCCAGCAAATATCTGAGCAATACCCGCTACAGCATTACCGAAGTAACCTTTCTGCTGGGTTTTGCCAGCAGCGCCAGTTTCTGCCGGGCGTTCAAGCGCTGGTTTGATATGTCGCCATCAGAGTATCGGCAACAACTCTAA
- a CDS encoding MDR family NADP-dependent oxidoreductase produces the protein MPTPQQAQVWVIDHYLEDGLDGSELRLERRPLPELSEGDVLIKTRLLSLDASNLLWLSPKKDYLEQLQIGDPMRGQIIGRIEASRHPDWAEGDHVFSLQTWADYVVCSGDALNNDAISFKLSPHPEIPLDAYVGTLGVTGWSAYVGLHHIGKIGSGKRVLISGAAGATGIMAAQIAKAAGAKVYGLAGGEKKCQLLMDKLKLDGAIDYKATTDLKGEIERVIPDGVEIFFDNVGGEILDAVLPTMSIGGCIVASGSVSQYGKGEQYGIKNLPLVTTRRLRMEGFLILDYLDQVPTILQEMETWFLEGKLINQNQLIHGLEKAQSALSILATGGNTGKLAVYIDGDS, from the coding sequence ATGCCGACTCCCCAACAGGCACAAGTGTGGGTTATCGATCATTACCTGGAAGACGGTCTTGATGGCTCAGAGCTCCGTTTAGAGCGTCGCCCTCTGCCCGAACTCAGCGAAGGCGATGTGCTGATAAAGACTCGCCTACTGTCCCTCGATGCCTCTAATTTACTGTGGCTGAGCCCCAAAAAAGACTATCTGGAACAACTGCAAATAGGCGATCCGATGCGGGGCCAGATTATTGGCCGCATCGAAGCGTCCCGGCACCCCGACTGGGCCGAGGGTGATCATGTCTTCAGCCTGCAGACCTGGGCTGATTACGTGGTATGCAGTGGCGATGCCCTGAACAACGACGCCATCAGTTTTAAGCTTTCGCCCCATCCGGAAATACCGCTGGATGCCTACGTGGGCACCCTGGGAGTGACGGGCTGGTCGGCCTATGTCGGGCTGCATCATATCGGCAAGATTGGATCCGGAAAGCGGGTGCTCATCAGCGGTGCTGCCGGTGCCACCGGCATCATGGCTGCTCAAATCGCCAAAGCCGCTGGCGCCAAAGTCTACGGATTGGCCGGCGGTGAGAAGAAATGCCAGCTGCTGATGGATAAACTGAAACTCGACGGCGCCATTGACTACAAGGCGACCACTGACCTTAAAGGCGAGATTGAGCGTGTCATCCCCGACGGGGTAGAGATTTTCTTCGACAATGTCGGTGGTGAGATTCTGGACGCCGTTCTGCCCACCATGTCCATCGGCGGTTGTATCGTTGCCTCGGGTAGCGTCTCCCAATACGGCAAGGGCGAGCAATACGGTATTAAAAACCTTCCCCTGGTGACCACCCGGCGCCTGCGGATGGAGGGCTTCTTGATCCTAGATTATCTGGACCAGGTACCAACAATATTGCAAGAAATGGAAACGTGGTTTTTGGAGGGCAAGCTCATCAATCAGAACCAGCTGATCCACGGGCTGGAAAAAGCCCAGTCGGCATTATCTATATTAGCGACCGGTGGCAATACGGGTAAGTTGGCCGTCTATATCGACGGGGATAGCTAA
- a CDS encoding AMP-binding protein, giving the protein MSNNWTPVKALLDWASQRPDDRFLVQPRDGKVTEYTWRQTCNQARRLAGFLTQQAYPPGSRIAIISRNCAESLITDLAVWMAGHISVQIYPSLNADTLRYILDHSDTQCLFLGAVEDWGDMQHGVPKSVPVIRFPGAPFENLSQEYQSLVDVVAAAQPLEDVAQPRPEDTARLIYTSGSTGKPKGVVVPFAAMDAAKDALVEISNATQADRLISYLPFAHAFESAFVHNSSLRVGCQVFFSEGLATFPADLRRASPTIFHSVPRLWIKFQQAVQNKLSEEKLQSLLADPDTAEPTRLQVLQQLGLQDTRIALSGSAPLAGSVIQWYRDLGLELLEGYGMTEDFAYSHITRPGEVRVGYVGRPLPGVESRISEEGEIQIRSPGKMAGYYLNDDVTRESFTDDGWFRTGDLGEFDDHGRLRISGRLKELFKTSKGKYVAPAPIENQLGHPLIESLCVSGANQTQPCVMMVPNGAAIEELGDKFDKNQLEAEIAQQIENVNAGLDPHERLAFAVLVAEPWSVVNGMLTPTLKLKRNVIEAHYSDHLDKWYQQGKAVIWE; this is encoded by the coding sequence ATGTCGAATAACTGGACACCAGTAAAAGCACTGCTGGATTGGGCCTCACAACGGCCGGACGACCGGTTTTTGGTGCAGCCCCGGGACGGTAAAGTAACCGAATATACCTGGCGGCAGACCTGTAACCAGGCACGCCGGCTGGCGGGCTTTTTGACACAACAGGCTTATCCGCCAGGCAGTCGCATCGCCATCATCTCCCGAAATTGCGCCGAATCTTTGATTACCGATTTGGCGGTCTGGATGGCGGGTCACATCAGTGTACAGATCTACCCGTCCCTCAATGCCGATACGCTCCGCTACATACTTGATCACAGCGACACTCAGTGCCTGTTTCTCGGCGCCGTAGAAGACTGGGGCGATATGCAGCACGGCGTACCAAAAAGCGTACCGGTGATTCGCTTTCCAGGCGCGCCATTTGAAAACCTGTCCCAGGAGTATCAATCGTTGGTGGACGTGGTTGCAGCCGCTCAGCCTCTCGAGGATGTGGCACAACCGAGGCCGGAGGACACGGCGCGTCTAATCTATACCTCAGGCAGTACCGGTAAACCCAAAGGCGTCGTCGTCCCCTTTGCGGCGATGGATGCCGCCAAAGATGCCTTGGTGGAAATATCCAACGCCACACAGGCCGATCGCTTGATATCCTACCTGCCCTTCGCTCATGCTTTCGAGAGTGCCTTCGTGCACAACAGCAGCCTTCGAGTCGGCTGCCAAGTGTTCTTCAGTGAGGGCTTGGCGACATTCCCCGCCGATCTGCGCCGCGCGAGCCCAACGATTTTCCATTCCGTACCCCGGTTGTGGATAAAATTTCAACAGGCGGTTCAAAACAAGCTATCGGAGGAAAAGCTACAGTCGCTGCTAGCTGACCCGGATACTGCTGAGCCCACTCGCCTGCAGGTGTTGCAACAGTTGGGACTACAGGACACCCGGATCGCCCTCAGTGGATCAGCTCCCTTGGCCGGCTCGGTCATTCAATGGTACCGGGATCTGGGCCTGGAGCTGTTGGAAGGGTATGGGATGACCGAAGATTTTGCCTATTCCCACATTACCCGGCCCGGCGAAGTCCGCGTTGGCTATGTGGGGCGCCCATTGCCGGGAGTTGAGTCGCGTATATCCGAAGAAGGTGAAATACAGATACGCAGCCCGGGAAAAATGGCCGGCTACTACCTTAACGACGACGTGACTCGCGAGTCCTTCACGGATGATGGCTGGTTCCGGACCGGGGATTTGGGTGAGTTTGATGACCATGGGCGGCTGCGCATTAGCGGTCGTCTTAAAGAGCTTTTCAAGACCAGCAAGGGCAAATACGTGGCCCCGGCGCCGATCGAAAACCAGCTGGGGCACCCCCTTATTGAGTCGCTGTGTGTGAGTGGCGCCAACCAGACTCAACCCTGCGTGATGATGGTGCCCAATGGCGCGGCAATTGAGGAGCTGGGGGATAAATTCGATAAAAATCAGCTAGAAGCGGAAATCGCTCAGCAGATTGAAAACGTCAACGCCGGTCTCGATCCCCACGAACGTTTGGCCTTTGCCGTGCTGGTCGCTGAGCCCTGGTCAGTCGTCAACGGCATGTTGACTCCCACCTTAAAGTTGAAAAGGAACGTCATCGAGGCGCATTATAGCGATCATCTGGACAAGTGGTATCAGCAGGGAAAAGCCGTGATTTGGGAATAA
- a CDS encoding alpha/beta fold hydrolase, with the protein MIELSLTRNSFTHRGLTLSYLDSCPDDHDRPVVMFLHGFPDTADMWTQQIACLHEQGYRCIAPDTVGSGHSQIAPKLRDYNACMIVQDKVALLDHLGLEGVDVVGHDWGAILAWLVAGHYPQRVNHLVVMSVGHPGAYARAGLDQKLAGWYIAFFCLGGFAERLLAGKGRLSLRRVFGTHPHPDEVMARLSAPGRLRAALRIYRASLKTVLVDTQPAVSSPTLGIYSRGDKYLVESQMRNSERWVNSDWTYQVLDGGHWIPLEKAQELNQLLVQFLCEPSAF; encoded by the coding sequence ATGATTGAACTATCGTTGACCCGAAACAGCTTCACTCACCGCGGACTCACCCTGTCCTACCTGGATTCCTGTCCCGATGATCATGACCGACCGGTGGTTATGTTTCTCCATGGCTTTCCTGATACCGCCGATATGTGGACTCAGCAGATAGCGTGTTTACACGAACAGGGTTATCGCTGCATTGCTCCCGATACCGTAGGCTCTGGCCATTCACAGATTGCCCCTAAATTGCGTGACTACAACGCCTGTATGATTGTGCAAGATAAGGTCGCTTTGCTGGATCACTTGGGGCTAGAAGGGGTCGATGTGGTGGGGCATGACTGGGGCGCCATCCTAGCCTGGCTTGTGGCCGGGCATTATCCACAGCGGGTAAACCATCTGGTAGTCATGTCGGTGGGGCACCCGGGCGCCTATGCCCGGGCCGGGCTCGATCAAAAGTTGGCCGGCTGGTATATCGCTTTTTTCTGTCTCGGTGGTTTTGCAGAACGCTTACTTGCAGGAAAGGGACGCTTAAGTTTGCGTCGGGTGTTTGGCACTCATCCCCATCCCGATGAGGTTATGGCCCGGTTGTCTGCACCAGGGCGACTGAGGGCCGCCTTGAGGATCTATCGCGCCAGCTTAAAAACAGTCTTGGTCGACACCCAGCCGGCAGTCAGTAGCCCAACTCTGGGTATTTACAGCCGGGGCGACAAGTACCTGGTGGAATCGCAAATGCGCAACTCTGAACGCTGGGTCAACTCGGATTGGACGTATCAGGTGTTAGATGGCGGCCATTGGATACCGCTGGAGAAAGCCCAGGAGCTCAATCAATTGTTAGTCCAATTTTTATGTGAGCCTTCCGCGTTCTAA
- a CDS encoding ankyrin repeat domain-containing protein, protein MDQQLMQAINNNNLSLVKACLENGADPDYRSEDDDEEYPTSDLQPDTPLKMVVFRISDSFLTEEDLTSFCAITELLLDYGADPGPALKMAEKRYGKYDPNLPDNPFMDIYHVIVKAYSQRG, encoded by the coding sequence GTGGACCAACAATTAATGCAAGCTATTAACAATAATAATTTAAGCCTTGTGAAGGCATGTTTGGAAAACGGGGCAGACCCTGACTATCGCTCTGAGGACGACGATGAAGAGTACCCAACGTCTGATCTTCAACCTGATACACCACTAAAAATGGTGGTGTTTCGCATCTCTGATTCTTTTTTAACGGAAGAGGATTTGACAAGCTTCTGCGCAATTACCGAACTGCTGCTAGACTACGGCGCCGATCCGGGACCTGCTTTGAAAATGGCAGAAAAGCGATATGGAAAGTATGATCCCAATCTACCTGACAATCCATTTATGGACATCTATCACGTGATTGTGAAAGCCTATTCTCAGCGTGGCTAA